One part of the Thermococcus radiotolerans genome encodes these proteins:
- a CDS encoding UPF0147 family protein, with protein MSELIGQIVQVLKEQVVQDTVVPRNIRRAAEQAIEALLDESKEPAVRAADAIAILEEISEDPNMPMHTRTIIWEVLGALEQVK; from the coding sequence ATGAGCGAGCTCATCGGTCAGATCGTGCAGGTTCTCAAGGAACAGGTCGTTCAGGACACCGTTGTTCCCAGGAACATAAGGCGCGCCGCCGAGCAGGCCATCGAGGCCCTCCTGGACGAGAGCAAGGAGCCGGCCGTCAGGGCCGCCGATGCCATAGCGATCCTTGAGGAGATAAGCGAGGACCCGAACATGCCGATGCACACGAGGACGATCATCTGGGAAGTCCTCGGTGCCCTTGAGCAGGTCAAGTGA
- a CDS encoding aldolase, with protein MSRAIKTQLVKYSRLAHERGLTAAFGGNLSIRKGNLVFIKATGAVMDDMTAEQVAVIDMSGRQVSGVRPSSEYRLHLAIYERRPDVKAIAHLHPPYSIVASTLVEGELPIITPEAEIYLKRIPIAPFRPAGTQELADIVAKSVCHSDAAIMANHGIVTVGKTLREAFYKAELVEESAKLWYLSRKA; from the coding sequence ATGAGCAGGGCCATAAAAACCCAGCTCGTGAAGTATTCCAGGCTAGCCCACGAGAGGGGACTTACCGCGGCGTTTGGCGGAAACCTGAGCATCAGGAAGGGAAACCTCGTCTTCATCAAGGCCACTGGAGCCGTCATGGACGACATGACGGCCGAACAGGTAGCCGTAATCGACATGAGCGGAAGGCAGGTCTCCGGGGTGAGGCCGTCATCGGAGTACAGGCTCCACCTTGCGATTTACGAGAGAAGGCCGGACGTCAAAGCCATAGCGCACCTCCATCCGCCCTACTCCATAGTCGCCTCGACGCTGGTGGAGGGCGAGCTGCCGATAATAACCCCCGAGGCCGAGATTTACCTGAAGAGAATTCCAATAGCCCCGTTCAGGCCGGCTGGAACGCAGGAGCTGGCGGATATCGTTGCCAAAAGCGTGTGCCACTCGGACGCGGCGATAATGGCGAACCACGGCATAGTTACCGTTGGGAAGACCCTTCGGGAGGCGTTCTACAAGGCGGAACTCGTCGAGGAGAGCGCGAAGCTCTGGTACTTAAGCAGAAAAGCCTGA
- a CDS encoding Tfx family DNA-binding protein, protein MGNRSFLTEQQIRILRLRAKGLKQSEIAEMLGTSRANISILERRALEKIEKARNTILIWEQINSKISVDVKKGEDIFNVPERLFRKADELKVKVPYSTAEVIAFLVEHAPISDRIAKRDFTLFLDAKDRLRISECLLEDFDKVGKQE, encoded by the coding sequence ATGGGGAACCGGAGCTTTCTCACCGAGCAGCAGATTAGGATACTCCGCCTGCGAGCGAAGGGGTTGAAGCAGAGCGAGATCGCAGAGATGCTGGGCACGAGCAGGGCCAACATAAGCATCCTCGAGAGGCGCGCCCTTGAGAAGATAGAGAAGGCCAGGAACACAATCCTCATCTGGGAGCAGATAAACTCCAAGATAAGCGTTGACGTGAAGAAGGGAGAAGACATCTTCAACGTCCCGGAGAGGCTCTTCCGGAAGGCTGACGAGCTCAAGGTTAAGGTTCCCTACAGCACCGCCGAGGTGATAGCCTTTCTCGTGGAGCACGCTCCAATAAGCGACAGGATAGCGAAGCGCGACTTCACTCTCTTCCTTGACGCCAAGGACAGGCTGAGGATAAGCGAGTGCCTACTTGAGGACTTCGATAAGGTAGGGAAGCAGGAGTGA
- a CDS encoding CidA/LrgA family protein → MRPYRGLAIIFGFYALGEFASFALNLTIPGSVLGMLFLLAALLTGAIRLEWVEGEAELFVRNMSVMFVPPGVGIVTYIGLIKSQAVPIFVALILSFLVTLVVTAKTVELLRRGEE, encoded by the coding sequence ATGAGGCCCTACCGAGGACTGGCGATAATCTTCGGCTTCTACGCACTGGGTGAGTTCGCCAGTTTTGCCCTCAACCTGACGATCCCTGGGAGCGTGCTCGGCATGCTCTTCCTCCTAGCGGCACTCCTCACGGGTGCCATCAGACTGGAATGGGTGGAAGGTGAGGCCGAGCTGTTCGTCAGGAACATGAGCGTCATGTTCGTTCCCCCAGGAGTGGGGATAGTCACCTACATCGGCCTCATAAAGAGCCAAGCGGTGCCGATATTCGTCGCCTTGATACTGAGCTTCCTGGTTACGCTGGTCGTCACCGCGAAGACGGTTGAACTCCTCAGGAGGGGCGAGGAATGA
- the cobO gene encoding cob(I)yrinic acid a,c-diamide adenosyltransferase, with amino-acid sequence MPWKDKLGLVHIYTGNGKGKTTAAFGLAVRMLGSGGRVIILQFMKAPDVYGEQKKIAECGAVIESFGLPKFVHGEPEPDDIEAAKKALARAKEVVSSGEWDLVILDEICVALGFKMLDVEEVKELIKSKAPHTELVLTGRYCPEELFELADYVTEMREVKHPYQRGILARKGVEF; translated from the coding sequence ATGCCCTGGAAAGACAAGCTCGGTCTTGTTCACATCTACACCGGCAACGGAAAGGGGAAGACAACTGCCGCCTTTGGCCTGGCCGTCAGGATGCTCGGCTCCGGCGGGAGGGTCATCATCCTCCAGTTCATGAAGGCGCCGGATGTTTATGGTGAGCAGAAGAAGATAGCCGAATGCGGCGCTGTCATAGAGTCCTTCGGCCTGCCCAAGTTCGTCCACGGAGAGCCCGAGCCGGACGACATAGAGGCCGCAAAGAAGGCTCTGGCTCGCGCGAAGGAGGTCGTCTCGAGCGGCGAATGGGACCTTGTGATCCTCGACGAAATCTGCGTTGCCCTCGGTTTCAAAATGCTCGACGTTGAGGAGGTCAAGGAGCTCATCAAGAGCAAAGCCCCTCACACCGAACTCGTCCTTACCGGCCGCTACTGCCCGGAGGAGCTCTTTGAGCTGGCCGACTACGTGACGGAGATGCGGGAGGTCAAGCACCCCTACCAGAGAGGAATCCTCGCGAGGAAGGGCGTTGAGTTCTGA
- a CDS encoding CidB/LrgB family autolysis modulator, whose amino-acid sequence MNPLGITLTLVVFYLFSELHARKRAFYTNPVLLSIITIAVILRWFGIPYGSYMDSAVILKFLLGPAVVSLAVPVYKGRETIKAYAKEITLGIAVGGTVAILSAFYIAELLGGSEEVLLSIAPKSVTTAIAIGISEKIGGIPALTAVLVILTGIMGNALGPELLGLARVRDRIARGLAMGVSSHGLGTARIILEDELAGAVSGLAMALNGVFTSLLLPYLIEVLK is encoded by the coding sequence ATGAATCCACTCGGAATAACGCTCACCCTCGTTGTCTTCTACCTGTTCTCGGAGCTCCACGCCAGGAAAAGGGCCTTCTATACCAACCCGGTTCTCCTCTCCATAATCACGATAGCGGTCATCCTCAGGTGGTTCGGAATCCCCTACGGGAGCTACATGGACAGCGCGGTTATACTCAAGTTCCTGCTCGGACCGGCGGTTGTGAGTCTGGCAGTTCCGGTCTACAAGGGCAGGGAAACCATAAAGGCCTACGCGAAGGAGATAACGCTTGGGATAGCCGTCGGCGGAACGGTCGCCATCCTCAGCGCCTTCTACATCGCCGAACTCCTCGGCGGAAGCGAGGAGGTTCTCCTCAGCATAGCCCCGAAGAGCGTTACCACGGCAATAGCTATAGGCATAAGCGAGAAGATAGGGGGCATTCCAGCATTAACCGCGGTTCTCGTGATACTGACCGGGATAATGGGGAACGCCCTCGGCCCAGAGCTTCTCGGCCTGGCGAGGGTGAGGGACAGAATAGCCAGGGGACTGGCAATGGGAGTCAGCTCCCACGGTCTCGGGACGGCGAGGATAATCCTTGAAGACGAGCTGGCGGGGGCGGTGAGCGGCCTGGCCATGGCCCTGAACGGCGTCTTCACGTCACTCCTGCTTCCCTACCTTATCGAAGTCCTCAAGTAG